TTTTGTATTTTTGCATCAATTCTAGTTATTCCGTTTGTACCGATGACAGAGAAGGGAGCTACATTTTCATTTAAATATATTTTCATTGGAAGTGATGTTTTCAGACTTTATTACTTTATGCATCTTTTCTTATTAGTTTTTGGGGTTTTAGCTTACAAAAACTATTCATTAAAAGGAAAAAAATTATTAAATGTTTGATTAGATTTACAATTGGTGGCAATTATTTTCTTTAGCTATGTGATTATTATGTCATATGCTCTTGATATCGATCAAAATACAACTGGTATTTCACGAAAAGATTGAGAAAAAGGTGGTTCATTTTACGCAATTCACAAGAACCTCAAAGTTCCTCACCCATTTGAAGCGGTTATTTTCTATCTTCTTAGTTATTTAGTTATTAATTCACTTTTATTAATTAAATACTACATTAATAATTATTCTTTCAAAGAGTGAGTCAAATTCAAATTGAAAAGAAATCAACAATTAGCATAATTTGGTGCTAATTGTTTTTCTTTATTTTTTAGTCAAAAAAGAAAATAAAAAAACAGGATTAACCTGTTTTTCTGAGCATTATTATTTTGCCATTTTTTCAAGACGTTTGTTGAATTTATCAATTCTACCTGTTGCTTTAACTTGTGAACGGTTTCCTGTGTAAACAGGGTGACATCCTGAACAAACATCAACTGTAAAGCTTTTTCTTGCTGATTTAAAATTAAATTCTTTTCCACATGTTGAACATTTAACATTAACTTCAAAGTATTGAGGATGAATATCTTTTTTCATAATTTTTCTCCTTTTTCTTTAGTTACTATTTTGAGTAGAACTCAACGATTAATGCATCTTTGATTTCTGTATGCATTTCGTTTCTTTCTGGTAATCTATCGAATGTAACTTTGAAATCTTTTCTTGTTAATCATGCAGCTACTTGTTTGTTTTCAAGAGCATCTTTGATTTGTACATTGTTTCTTGAAGCTTCTTTAAGTTCAATTACATCGTTAACTGAAACTAACATTGATGGAATATTTGCTTTTTTACCATTTAAAGTAAAGTGTCCGTGGTTTACTAATTGACGAGCTTGTCTTCTTGTTTGAGCAAATCCAGCTCTGTAAACAACATTATCTAAACGTGATTCAAGTAATTGTAATAAGTTTGTACCTGTAACACCTTTAATTTTAATAGCTTTTTCAAATGCTTTACGTAATTGTTTTTCACTTACACCAAACATGTATTTAACTTTTTGTTTTTCGTATAAGTGAAGTCCGTAATCAGAAAGTTTAACTCTCTTGTTTCCGTGTTGACCTGGTGCGTATGTTCTTTTTCTTCCTTTAGAAAATTCTTTTCCTGTTTCAAGAATAGAAAAACCATAACGACGAGATTTTTTAAATACTGGTCCTGTATATCTTGACATATGTAATTTCCTCTTTCTGCATAATATAGAGGGTTTATTTCTAATTGGGTAAGTTTAACTTAATGTTTTCGGTTAAGCAGCTAACTTACTTGCAAATTGACAAAGCAAGTTAAATTCAAACCAATCATAATAAACTGCTGTTTTATGCTTTATAATTTTAACATTTTATTTTTTTAAGTTGATATTTTAGTATAAAAAAATAAGCCTATATAAACTGGGACACGAAAAGTGGACAAAAAGTTTAATTTACTAAAACACCTCAACACTCTTGAGGTGTTTTTCAATTTAATACTGATTGAATTCTTTCGTTGTTGTATCAAAACACAAAATCATCAATCAGTGATTTTAATTCATTAAAAGTTATTTTTGTAATATCGATTAATTTTAAACATTCTGATTTTAAAATTGAAAAGAAATATTCTGCTTCTCTATTATCTAAAGAATTTCCTACTCTACCCATTGATACAACACCATTGTTTTTCTGAATTAAATCTACATAAGTTTTTGAAGAATATTGGAAACCATGATCAGAATGAGCTATTCATTTTTTATCCATTTTGATTTTAGACATATGTTCCATTACTAGTTCTAAATCATTTCTTTTTGAAAGATTATAATTAACAACAAATTTGCTTTTGTGATCAATCGCAACAGATAAAAATACAAAATTGTTTAAGCAATCTTTTGGTGCAGAAATATAAGTAACATCAGTGGCAATTATTTGGTTTGTCTCTCCGTGATAATCACGATTAACAAGATCTATAAATTTTACGTTTGTGTTCTTTTGTTCTCTATCTATTTTCTTTCTTCTGATTAAACAAAATAAGTTTAATCTTCTCATCGCTCTACCAATAGTCCTATAATTTAGATCTATTTGGAATTTTGTTCTAATATAACTTTCCAATCTTTTTCTACCAAACAAACCCTTATTTTTCTTAAATGACTTAATTATTAATTCATCATATTTAGTATTTACAGATTTTTTTCTTGTTTGCTGCTCTTTAGTTTTTAGATTGTGAATTGTTGACTTAGATTTATTAAAGCATAGGCCCAATTTTCTTGTAGAAAGTGAAGATTTCTTAATTTTAGAAATATCAACTTCAATATTATTTCTATCAAAAGAGTCTTTATAAATTTCTAAAATTTCAATCAATTGTTCCTTAGGCATTTTTTCTCATTCCTTTTTTACAATTTCAATAGGAGTAATTTTTTGCCTTTTTGGTCTACCTGACCCTTTACCTTTTTTAGATGATTTACCTGTTTGCGATTCTATATTTATCATTCCTAAATTATATCTGTTATACTTGAAGACAAAATATTTTTTAGCCTCATTGAATTTTCTATCAAAAAAACTAAAACCTCTGATTGAATAATATTTAAGTTCAAAATCATTTTTTGATATCAAATTATTTTTGTAATCTTCATAACTACCGAATAGTTCTAATCATTCATGTGCCTTTAATTGTCTCATAATACCTCCTAAATATATAAAAACACGAAATATGGTTGTGTCCATATTTCGTGTCCCAGTTTAATATTTTAGGCTTAAAGGATTTTTTTTAATCTTTTGTAAGTAATTTTAAAGTTTTTAATTCCTTCATATTCAGCTGACGATATTCACCAACTGGAATTCCTTTGACGGTTAAACCAGCAAATTCAACTCTTTTTAAATTAATTACTTCCTTATCGATTGCATTAAATAATAATTTAACATGATGGTAAGTTCCGACGCTTAAAATTACAAAATAACTTTTTGGTGCACCTTCAATTGGAATAACTGTTTGACTACTAAATGTTTTGTTAATTAAAACTGGTTTATTTAACTTAGCGAGTTCTTGTTTTGTTAGTGGTTGATTAATTCGAGCACGGTAAACTCTTAAAATTTTATATTTAGGGTGAATTAATTTATTAGCAAGTTCGCCATCATTTGTTAGTAGTAATACACCAGTTGTATCGTAGTCAAGTCTTCCGACAGGAAAAATTTTATAAGGAGTATCAATTAAATCGGTTACTTTAGTTCGGTTAAAATTATCTTTTAAAGTACAAATTGTTTTAGGTGGCTTATTTAAAATGAAATAAACTTTTTTCTCTTCTTGAATTTTTTGTCCGTTTACACGAATGTCATCTTTGAAGGTTGCTTTTTGTCCTAATGTTGCAACTTGTCCATTGACTGTAACTTTTCCTTGATTAATTAATTCTTCAGCTTCTCGTCTTGAAGCGATTCCTGCTTTTGAAAGCAGTTTTTGCAATCTTTCTTGTTCCATTTTAACCTCTTTTTAAGTATTGATCATAAATTTGAAGTGCTTCCTTGCTAAAAGTTACTCCTTTTGCTATGTTTTGCTTGTAATTTAAATTTACCACTTCTTGAAAACCTTGCTCTAAGTCTTGGAATACTAATTCACGAATTTTTTGAATCCCAGGAAAACGACGACCCTCACAAATTTTATCAGCAATAAAAATGATTTTATCTAAATCTGACATAGTTAAGCTCATAGTGGTGTGAAAACGAATTGCTTTTAAAATTTCTGGATCTTTAATTCCATAGCCATGCTCTGCTCAGAGCATTCCGCAAATTTGATGTAACTCATGCTTTGGTACATTTTCAAGTTCAGGAAGATATTCCTTAATAAAATTACGTGATTCACTTTCGCTTCATTCTTTAGCAATGTCGTGCATTAAGCCTGCAAAATAAGCTTTTTTAGCACTAATATTATGAGCTTTAGCAAGTTCGGCAGCAAATTTTGCAGTTGAAATTGAATGTTTTGCTCGTAAAGCACTAAGTGAGTTGTGGATGATTTTTTCTAAGTAAAGACCATTTGCTTGAATATAATCTAAAACTTTCGGATCAACCATGTCTAAATAACCTTGTTTAATTTCTGTTGAACTGTAATCAAATAAATCGTTATTCAGTAAAATTGCGTGATATTTTTTAATGTTTTGTTTATTAATTGTTTTTGTCCGTTTGATTACAACAATTTGGGCTAAACTCGCAATTTGATCAATTTCTTTTCATTTATGTAATTTACTTACATTATCTGAACCAATAATTAAAAACAATTGTGCATTTGGATATTTCTTTTTAAAATATTTAACTGTGTCTATAGTATAACTAATCCCTCCACGCTTAGTTTCAAATTCTGAAATTTCCATTTTATCTTCAAGAACTAAGTTAAGCATGTTGATTTTATCTGCATTAGAAGTTGTTTTGAATTTAGCTTTAAATGGTGAAACATTAGTTGGTACTAAAAATAATTTATTAAGTCCAAGTTGCTGAATTGCAAATTTAGCAACCTTGATATGACCTTTGTGTACTGGATCAAAAGATCCGCCGTAAATTCCTAGTTTCATTTTTTCTCCTATTTTTTAAATTGAAAAGCAATTCCGTCAATTTCAAAAGTTTGATTTTCTGAATTTTTGCGTTTATTACTTTGGTATTGATTTAAAGTCATTGTACTATTTTTACCAATTTTATGATTCACTTTTGCAATTAAACGATCAACTTCGCTTATTTTTTGGTATTGCAATTTTTCGTCTTCTAAAAGACTAATTGGTTTAAAGATGGTGTTAATATTTTCTAAATTTGAAAAACGAATACCAAGTCCTCGTATGTTATATTCGTCAAAGTTATCATTAAAAAGTTGTTTAGCATAAATATAAAATAAATGAGGATCTTGCGTAAATTCTGGTAATTTCTTATTTTTACTAATTCATTTTTTATTTAAATTTCTAACAACCAAAGTTAAATTATTAGTTGCTAAGTTTTTAGATTTTAAACGAATAACTAATTCATCAATAATTTCTTTAATGATTCGATCAATGTTGATTTGATTTAATTCTTCAAGTTCAAAAGTAATTTCTTTACCAATTCCTTTTGGATCTTCTTTTTGAGCAAGAGCAATGCGTTCTTGTCGCTTAGGGTTGATTAATTCTAAATATTGTGCTGTATTTCTACCGAAAATATTTCGTAAATTTAAATCTAATGGTGATTTAGAAACCAAATCCTTAATTTGATAAATTCCAATTGCTTCTAATTTCGGAAGCGATCTTCTTCCAATTCCATGAAATTTACTAATTGGTAAATCGTAAAATAAAGTTTGATAATTAGTTTCATCTGCAAGACCTACATTAAATGGTTTGACTAAATTTGTGGTCATTTTCGCAAGAAATTTGTTACTTGCAACTCCGATGCTAATTGGGATATCAAATTCTTGCAAAATTAAATTTTGCAAATTGCGAGCATAAGTTAATCCTGATTCTAAATTAGGAACTAAATCACTAATATCAAGATAGCACTCATCAATTGAAGCGGCTTCAAATCTTTGGGTAACATTTTTAAAAAAATAACCAAAAATGTTTTTTGAAAGAGTTGAAAATAATTCATAAATTGGTGGTGCAACAATTAAATTAGGTTCTAATTTACGTAAATCACTAACTAATGCACCTGCTTTAATTCCGTATTTTTTTAATTCATAACTCATTGATAAAATGATCGAATTTGATTTAGTTTTAGCACAAACTACTGGCTTGTTTTTTAGCTCTGGACGAATTGTTCTTAGTGCACTTACAAAGTATGAGTCAAAATCAATGTGTAAAATAACACTATTTTTCATTTATAAATGTATTTGAAGTAAGAGTTGCACAAGCAACACGATTTAAATGAGTTTTTACATTGTAAAAGACTCATAAATTTTCAAGTTGATTAATTTTTGTTTGACTAAGTTCCTCTTGATTTACAAATTTATTAAATAATTTTGCTAGCTCGGTAATTTCAGTTTTTGTTTTATTTTGAATTAAAGAAAGAAAAATATCAGTTGATGCAACAAAAATGGCACAACCATTTCCTTGAAATTTAGCATCTTTTAAGATTTCTCCATCTCAATATAGTTGTAAATCCAGTTTATCTGAACAAGTATTGCTAAAATAGGTTTTAGTTTCTTGGTTAGGATCTAAATTTTCACGATTATTTGGTTGCATGTAATGTTTCATGATTATTTCACGAGCTTGATTAGGATTAAAATGCATAAAAATCACCTCCATTGGCAAGTTCTTCAATTAGTTTATCGATATCTTCAAAATTATTATAAATTCCAAGTGAAATTCTTAAATATGCATATTCATCACGAATATTGCGTACATATTGGGCACAAAAAATTCCGCTTCGAGTATAAATATTTTTAGTTCCTAAGTAAGTCGCTACATCTTGGGGATGAATATTTTTAATATTAAGAATTGCTATAAAATCTCCCGGTTTTGATAAAACATTAACATTTGTTAATGTTTTTAATTTTTGATGTAAGTAATGTGAAAGCTCATTTAAAATTGCGTGAGTTCTTTGATAACCAACTGAATTAAAAAAATCAATCGCAGCATTAAACATAAAATACCCAGCTAAGTGAGGTGTCCCGGGCTCAAAAGCAGTGATTGTATCACGTAACCCTCAATTTGAATTTGTATCAATCTCAGTTACGCTACCACCACCAAATTTAGCAGGCCTGAATTGCTTAATTAGTTTTTCTTTAATAGCAAGAACCCCCATACCAGTTGGTCCATAAAATTTGTTTGAACTAAAAACAATTGCATCAAAATCTTGGAGTGAAACTTTTTGATGAATGATTGATTGTGCTGCATCTGCAACTAAAATAATGTCTTTTTCTTTTGCTTTTTGAATAATTTGTTCAAAAGGTAAAGTTTGCTGAAAATTATTAGTTTCATGACTAAAAGCAATAATTTTAGTTTTGTCATTAATTGCTTCTAAAAGATTTTCAGCATAGACAATTTTCGCATTTGTTTGTTTTGCAACTTCAATTCAAGGAATGATGTTAGAACTATGATTGTAAGCTGATAATAAAATTTCATCTCCTTCTTGAAGGAGGGTTTTGGACATAACTGCTAAGTTATTTAATGATTCAGTTGTGCCGCTAGTAAAAATTACTTCATGCTCTTTGGCGTCAATTAAATCTGCCACTTTGCTTCTTACTTTTTTGATTGTTAAAGCAACTTCGTTTCCAAGCGGTGTATCAGCTGTTCTAGATGAAATTGATTTATTTAAATAAAAGTCAGTGTTAGCTTCAATTGCACTAAGTGGTTTTAAAACTAGTGCAGCACTATCAAAATAAGTGATATTTTTTAAAATTGGAAATTGATCACGAATATCTTGGTTATTATTCTTCATTATAAAATTATTTTAAGTAATTGAATTAAAACTAAGTTGTAATTATCTTTGCGATGTTTAAATTCATCAAGAAAATCATAGTAAAAATTTCGTTTATGACGATTTAATTCAACTAAGTTATCCTCACGATATGGTGGATTTTGAATAAAACTTAGTGGAGTTGACTTTAAATATGC
This sequence is a window from Mycoplasmopsis gallopavonis. Protein-coding genes within it:
- a CDS encoding DUF5378 family protein, producing MLLSLYFTLLAILITIGCLLINKYFQKYLDKYWIRIVVAIFFLVYLIVFRFWGNWMQLGDLFKHRTPENWQGTYNEYYSYVLGKSLFLDLCPFFTFALLFTMIFDKTKYASFVISPFCIFASILVIPFVPMTEKGATFSFKYIFIGSDVFRLYYFMHLFLLVFGVLAYKNYSLKGKKLLNVWLDLQLVAIIFFSYVIIMSYALDIDQNTTGISRKDWEKGGSFYAIHKNLKVPHPFEAVIFYLLSYLVINSLLLIKYYINNYSFKEWVKFKLKRNQQLA
- the rpmE gene encoding 50S ribosomal protein L31 is translated as MKKDIHPQYFEVNVKCSTCGKEFNFKSARKSFTVDVCSGCHPVYTGNRSQVKATGRIDKFNKRLEKMAK
- the rpsD gene encoding 30S ribosomal protein S4, yielding MSRYTGPVFKKSRRYGFSILETGKEFSKGRKRTYAPGQHGNKRVKLSDYGLHLYEKQKVKYMFGVSEKQLRKAFEKAIKIKGVTGTNLLQLLESRLDNVVYRAGFAQTRRQARQLVNHGHFTLNGKKANIPSMLVSVNDVIELKEASRNNVQIKDALENKQVAAWLTRKDFKVTFDRLPERNEMHTEIKDALIVEFYSK
- a CDS encoding IS3 family transposase yields the protein MDTTIFRVFIYLGGIMRQLKAHEWLELFGSYEDYKNNLISKNDFELKYYSIRGFSFFDRKFNEAKKYFVFKYNRYNLGMINIESQTGKSSKKGKGSGRPKRQKITPIEIVKKEWEKMPKEQLIEILEIYKDSFDRNNIEVDISKIKKSSLSTRKLGLCFNKSKSTIHNLKTKEQQTRKKSVNTKYDELIIKSFKKNKGLFGRKRLESYIRTKFQIDLNYRTIGRAMRRLNLFCLIRRKKIDREQKNTNVKFIDLVNRDYHGETNQIIATDVTYISAPKDCLNNFVFLSVAIDHKSKFVVNYNLSKRNDLELVMEHMSKIKMDKKWIAHSDHGFQYSSKTYVDLIQKNNGVVSMGRVGNSLDNREAEYFFSILKSECLKLIDITKITFNELKSLIDDFVFWYNNERIQSVLNWKTPQECWGVLVN
- a CDS encoding pseudouridine synthase, translated to MEQERLQKLLSKAGIASRREAEELINQGKVTVNGQVATLGQKATFKDDIRVNGQKIQEEKKVYFILNKPPKTICTLKDNFNRTKVTDLIDTPYKIFPVGRLDYDTTGVLLLTNDGELANKLIHPKYKILRVYRARINQPLTKQELAKLNKPVLINKTFSSQTVIPIEGAPKSYFVILSVGTYHHVKLLFNAIDKEVINLKRVEFAGLTVKGIPVGEYRQLNMKELKTLKLLTKD
- a CDS encoding nicotinate-nucleotide adenylyltransferase, whose product is MKLGIYGGSFDPVHKGHIKVAKFAIQQLGLNKLFLVPTNVSPFKAKFKTTSNADKINMLNLVLEDKMEISEFETKRGGISYTIDTVKYFKKKYPNAQLFLIIGSDNVSKLHKWKEIDQIASLAQIVVIKRTKTINKQNIKKYHAILLNNDLFDYSSTEIKQGYLDMVDPKVLDYIQANGLYLEKIIHNSLSALRAKHSISTAKFAAELAKAHNISAKKAYFAGLMHDIAKEWSESESRNFIKEYLPELENVPKHELHQICGMLWAEHGYGIKDPEILKAIRFHTTMSLTMSDLDKIIFIADKICEGRRFPGIQKIRELVFQDLEQGFQEVVNLNYKQNIAKGVTFSKEALQIYDQYLKRG
- a CDS encoding Y-family DNA polymerase; its protein translation is MKNSVILHIDFDSYFVSALRTIRPELKNKPVVCAKTKSNSIILSMSYELKKYGIKAGALVSDLRKLEPNLIVAPPIYELFSTLSKNIFGYFFKNVTQRFEAASIDECYLDISDLVPNLESGLTYARNLQNLILQEFDIPISIGVASNKFLAKMTTNLVKPFNVGLADETNYQTLFYDLPISKFHGIGRRSLPKLEAIGIYQIKDLVSKSPLDLNLRNIFGRNTAQYLELINPKRQERIALAQKEDPKGIGKEITFELEELNQINIDRIIKEIIDELVIRLKSKNLATNNLTLVVRNLNKKWISKNKKLPEFTQDPHLFYIYAKQLFNDNFDEYNIRGLGIRFSNLENINTIFKPISLLEDEKLQYQKISEVDRLIAKVNHKIGKNSTMTLNQYQSNKRKNSENQTFEIDGIAFQFKK
- the sufU gene encoding Fe-S cluster assembly sulfur transfer protein SufU, with product MHFNPNQAREIIMKHYMQPNNRENLDPNQETKTYFSNTCSDKLDLQLYWDGEILKDAKFQGNGCAIFVASTDIFLSLIQNKTKTEITELAKLFNKFVNQEELSQTKINQLENLWVFYNVKTHLNRVACATLTSNTFINEK
- a CDS encoding aminotransferase class V-fold PLP-dependent enzyme — translated: MKNNNQDIRDQFPILKNITYFDSAALVLKPLSAIEANTDFYLNKSISSRTADTPLGNEVALTIKKVRSKVADLIDAKEHEVIFTSGTTESLNNLAVMSKTLLQEGDEILLSAYNHSSNIIPWIEVAKQTNAKIVYAENLLEAINDKTKIIAFSHETNNFQQTLPFEQIIQKAKEKDIILVADAAQSIIHQKVSLQDFDAIVFSSNKFYGPTGMGVLAIKEKLIKQFRPAKFGGGSVTEIDTNSNWGLRDTITAFEPGTPHLAGYFMFNAAIDFFNSVGYQRTHAILNELSHYLHQKLKTLTNVNVLSKPGDFIAILNIKNIHPQDVATYLGTKNIYTRSGIFCAQYVRNIRDEYAYLRISLGIYNNFEDIDKLIEELANGGDFYAF